From Thermoanaerobaculia bacterium, the proteins below share one genomic window:
- a CDS encoding serine/threonine protein kinase, whose protein sequence is MSASPHDPLAPGSWFGDYQILDLLGVGGMGNVYRAREKMLDRLVALKTLSPELGYEPSFVERFLKEARAVARLNHPNIVQVFAFGAVQDVYYLAMELLDGLSLGHYLKANGRWSENEAITIVRYICRALSVAHAQGLVHRDIKPDNVILTRLGEVKLVDLGIAKQMGEETSMTQTGTAIGTPNYIAPEQVLGQRDIDGRADIYSLGATLYHLLTGRVPFQGSSGPHVMSMHLVEPFPDPRNFEPSISEGCCLVLRKMMARDRDERYPDVTSLDIDLYRLQTGAAPEAQEPTATLVSSEFQLPSFGGGQASRSGAAAEGARTSATPATFDSGILRRIEEHLSAQIGPMAKVLVRRTASTSPSLTVLCDELAKQVPPGPGRESFRARCMAGGGAISTVSAPVSNALSGAGTKSQGPLQDEALARVEAELARRIGPLARVLVRRNRHARSLGDLVALLEMNIPDEQGRAAFRRALLGA, encoded by the coding sequence GTGAGCGCAAGCCCGCACGACCCGCTCGCACCGGGAAGCTGGTTCGGCGACTACCAGATTCTCGACCTCCTCGGGGTGGGGGGGATGGGAAACGTCTACCGGGCGAGAGAGAAGATGCTGGACAGACTGGTCGCCCTGAAGACGCTCTCGCCGGAACTCGGCTACGAACCGAGCTTCGTGGAGCGCTTCCTCAAGGAGGCACGCGCCGTAGCTCGTCTCAATCATCCGAACATCGTGCAGGTTTTCGCTTTCGGCGCCGTCCAGGACGTCTACTACCTGGCGATGGAACTGCTCGACGGCCTTTCCCTCGGGCACTACCTGAAGGCCAATGGGCGCTGGAGCGAGAATGAAGCGATCACGATCGTGCGCTACATCTGTCGCGCACTCTCCGTCGCGCACGCCCAGGGCCTCGTGCACCGCGACATCAAACCCGACAACGTCATCCTGACCCGCTTGGGGGAAGTGAAGCTCGTCGACCTCGGAATCGCCAAGCAGATGGGCGAAGAGACTTCGATGACCCAGACCGGAACGGCGATCGGGACGCCGAACTACATCGCACCGGAGCAGGTCCTGGGCCAGCGCGATATCGATGGACGCGCCGACATCTATTCGCTGGGCGCGACGCTCTACCACTTGCTGACGGGACGCGTTCCTTTCCAGGGTTCGTCCGGCCCGCACGTGATGTCGATGCATCTCGTGGAGCCGTTCCCCGATCCGCGCAACTTCGAGCCGTCGATCTCGGAAGGTTGCTGCCTCGTGCTGCGCAAGATGATGGCGCGCGACCGCGACGAGCGCTACCCGGATGTCACGAGCCTCGACATCGACCTCTACCGCCTCCAGACGGGCGCCGCCCCGGAGGCGCAGGAGCCGACAGCGACGCTGGTGTCGAGCGAGTTCCAGCTGCCGAGCTTCGGGGGTGGGCAGGCGTCGCGTTCCGGCGCGGCTGCCGAAGGGGCGAGAACCTCGGCCACCCCGGCGACCTTCGACTCGGGAATCCTCCGGCGCATCGAGGAGCACCTTTCGGCGCAGATCGGCCCGATGGCGAAAGTGCTCGTGCGTCGCACGGCATCGACCTCGCCGTCGCTCACCGTGCTCTGCGACGAGCTCGCGAAGCAGGTTCCGCCCGGACCGGGCCGCGAGAGCTTCCGCGCCCGATGCATGGCGGGTGGCGGCGCCATTTCGACGGTCTCCGCGCCGGTGTCGAACGCCCTGAGCGGGGCTGGGACGAAATCGCAGGGGCCGCTCCAGGACGAGGCGCTCGCGCGGGTCGAAGCCGAGCTCGCGCGGCGAATCGGACCGCTGGCGCGCGTGCTGGTGCGGCGGAACCGGCACGCCCGCAGCCTTGGCGACCTGGTGGCCCTCCTCGAGATGAACATCCCCGACGAACAGGGCCGCGCCGCCTTCCGGCGAGCTCTCCTCGGCGCCTGA